The Bartonella birtlesii IBS 325 genome has a window encoding:
- the infC gene encoding translation initiation factor IF-3, whose product MTPTQKDGPRSNQDIRVSRVQLINDEGQHQGVVAIQEALAMAAEAGLDLVEIVPNAEPPVCKIIDLGKLKYQTQKKAAETRKKQKNIEIKEIKMRPNVDVHDYGVKLKAIHRFINNGDKVKITLRFRGREMAHQDLGLKLLQRVKEDTSEIAKIESEPKLEGRQMMMVIAAK is encoded by the coding sequence ATAACACCTACCCAGAAAGACGGACCACGTTCAAATCAAGACATTCGGGTTTCTCGTGTTCAACTTATTAATGATGAAGGACAACATCAGGGGGTTGTTGCAATACAAGAAGCGCTTGCTATGGCTGCAGAAGCTGGGCTGGACTTGGTTGAAATTGTACCAAATGCTGAGCCTCCCGTGTGTAAAATTATTGATTTGGGTAAATTAAAATATCAGACCCAAAAAAAAGCAGCTGAGACACGTAAAAAACAAAAAAATATTGAAATTAAAGAAATTAAGATGCGTCCAAATGTGGATGTTCATGATTATGGCGTAAAGCTCAAGGCTATTCATCGCTTCATTAATAATGGTGATAAAGTGAAGATCACTTTGCGTTTTCGTGGTCGTGAAATGGCTCATCAAGATCTTGGATTAAAACTTCTTCAGCGGGTTAAAGAAGATACAAGTGAAATCGCTAAAATCGAATCTGAACCAAAACTTGAAGGCCGTCAAATGATGATGGTAATAGCAGCTAAGTGA